A genomic stretch from Chitinophaga agri includes:
- a CDS encoding aldehyde dehydrogenase encodes MNTQDIYHIQQQFFTSGKTLSYKFRKQQLRLLKTAIKRREKDILDALHADLHKHPVEAYSSEIGTLYVEIRHLLSHLKDWMRPEKVASPFVMYPSKSRIYRAPLGLVFIIAPWNYPFQLVMAPLAGAIAGGNCAVVKPSELAPHTSAVIATLIRETFDPAYITTLEGEGSTVIPEMMQHRFDHVFFTGGPAVGRRIMEMATPHLTSVTLELGGKSPCIVDETANIQVAAKRIVWGKFWNAGQTCIAPDYILVHTRVKDELVAAMKKAIVRFFGEQPATSPDYARIINAKRFQALQTYLTQGKVLHGGTADEAQLFIAPTLLDQVSWNSPVMQEEIFGPILPVVTYSTLEEAVRLVRQQPYPLSLYLFTSRKATEKQVMEQVHFGGGCVNNTLGHFTNPEMPFGGVGNSGMGQYHGKYSFDTFTHPKSIMKTGTWIDIAMKYPPFKGKLGLIRRILR; translated from the coding sequence TACTGAAAACCGCCATCAAGCGGCGGGAAAAGGACATTCTGGACGCTTTACATGCCGATCTGCATAAACATCCGGTAGAAGCATATAGCAGCGAAATAGGAACCTTATACGTTGAAATCAGGCACTTACTCAGTCACCTCAAAGACTGGATGCGGCCTGAAAAGGTCGCCAGCCCTTTCGTGATGTACCCGAGTAAGAGCAGGATCTACCGGGCACCACTGGGGTTAGTCTTTATCATAGCGCCCTGGAACTATCCATTTCAGCTGGTAATGGCCCCGCTGGCCGGTGCTATTGCCGGAGGGAACTGCGCTGTTGTGAAACCTTCGGAGCTGGCTCCGCATACATCTGCAGTGATTGCCACCCTTATCAGAGAAACGTTTGACCCCGCTTACATTACCACGCTGGAAGGCGAAGGCAGTACTGTCATTCCGGAGATGATGCAACACCGGTTCGATCATGTGTTCTTTACCGGCGGCCCCGCCGTCGGCCGCAGGATCATGGAGATGGCCACGCCACATCTCACATCAGTCACATTGGAACTGGGCGGAAAATCGCCCTGTATTGTTGATGAAACGGCTAATATCCAGGTGGCAGCAAAAAGGATTGTATGGGGGAAATTCTGGAACGCCGGACAAACCTGTATAGCGCCTGATTACATACTGGTGCACACCAGGGTTAAAGATGAGCTGGTGGCGGCGATGAAAAAGGCGATTGTCCGGTTCTTCGGAGAGCAGCCTGCCACGAGCCCCGACTATGCACGCATCATCAACGCAAAACGTTTTCAGGCTTTGCAAACCTATCTGACACAAGGAAAAGTTCTTCATGGCGGAACAGCAGATGAAGCACAGCTCTTTATTGCGCCTACCCTGCTGGATCAAGTTTCATGGAATAGTCCGGTGATGCAGGAAGAGATCTTTGGTCCGATACTGCCGGTTGTTACCTATAGTACACTTGAAGAGGCCGTACGACTGGTCAGGCAACAGCCTTATCCCCTGTCGTTATACCTGTTCACCAGCCGCAAGGCGACAGAAAAGCAGGTCATGGAACAGGTGCATTTTGGCGGTGGTTGTGTTAATAACACGCTGGGCCATTTTACAAATCCGGAAATGCCTTTCGGCGGTGTGGGCAATAGTGGTATGGGACAGTATCATGGTAAATACAGCTTTGATACATTCACGCATCCAAAGAGTATTATGAAGACGGGTACCTGGATCGATATTGCAATGAAATATCCGCCTTTTAAGGGTAAACTGGGGTTGATCAGAAGAATATTAAGATGA